In Paenibacillus algicola, a genomic segment contains:
- a CDS encoding NAD(P)/FAD-dependent oxidoreductase: MTQKVIVIGAGILGASAAYHLASQGAEVLIIDRADPGQATAAAAGIICPWLSQRRNKAWYQLAKAGAAFYPDLVQALEQEGESDTGYAQVGAISIHEDEAKILLMQERAALRKGEAPEIGQIRSLSEAETRSMFPLLKEGYRSVHISGAARVDGRALRDALLRAARNHGAKLLNGEAVLEVHEDRVTGARMGEASYSADEVLVCAGAWADELLQPLGILFQLSHQKAQIMHLRVNSIAETGTWPVVIPPTDQYLLAFDEQRIVMGATHENDVSLHDTAVTAGGMQEILNKGLELAPALVGSTLQEVRVGFRPFTPGFLPVIGRMPGWKGLLAANGLGASGLTVGPFLGRQLARLALGEEPELDLSPYDLTHAISEAE; the protein is encoded by the coding sequence ATGACACAAAAAGTTATTGTAATCGGCGCCGGCATTCTTGGCGCTTCGGCCGCCTATCATCTTGCAAGCCAGGGTGCTGAGGTGCTGATCATCGACCGGGCTGATCCTGGACAGGCTACGGCTGCGGCTGCGGGCATAATCTGTCCCTGGCTTTCCCAGCGCCGAAATAAGGCCTGGTATCAGCTTGCAAAGGCTGGAGCAGCATTTTATCCTGACTTGGTGCAGGCTCTGGAGCAGGAAGGGGAAAGTGACACCGGGTATGCTCAGGTTGGAGCCATCAGCATCCATGAGGACGAAGCCAAAATTCTACTTATGCAAGAGCGTGCGGCTCTCCGCAAGGGCGAGGCACCAGAGATCGGACAGATCCGCTCCCTCTCAGAGGCCGAGACCCGTTCTATGTTTCCTCTCCTGAAGGAAGGCTACAGATCTGTGCACATTAGCGGCGCGGCACGTGTAGATGGCCGTGCCCTGCGCGATGCGCTGCTGCGCGCAGCCAGAAATCATGGGGCGAAGCTGCTGAATGGGGAAGCGGTGCTTGAGGTTCACGAAGACCGGGTTACCGGCGCCCGCATGGGCGAGGCATCGTATTCCGCCGATGAAGTGCTTGTGTGTGCAGGGGCTTGGGCGGATGAACTGCTGCAGCCGCTGGGCATCCTTTTTCAACTCTCACATCAGAAGGCGCAAATTATGCATCTGAGGGTGAACTCCATAGCCGAAACCGGGACCTGGCCGGTAGTCATACCGCCCACGGATCAATACCTTCTGGCTTTTGACGAGCAAAGGATCGTCATGGGTGCGACGCACGAGAATGACGTTTCACTGCACGATACCGCTGTGACCGCCGGAGGCATGCAGGAAATACTGAACAAGGGTCTCGAGCTGGCACCTGCTTTGGTGGGCAGCACGCTGCAGGAGGTTCGTGTTGGCTTTCGACCCTTTACACCTGGGTTTCTTCCCGTGATCGGCCGCATGCCAGGCTGGAAGGGGCTGCTAGCCGCGAATGGACTGGGTGCCTCAGGCCTCACAGTGGGTCCGTTTCTCGGACGGCAGCTGGCCCGGTTAGCTCTTGGTGAAGAGCCGGAGCTGGATCTTTCCCCTTATGATCTCACTCATGCGATTTCAGAAGCAGAATGA
- the cntE gene encoding staphylopine family metallophore export MFS transporter CntE encodes MTGALAWPFMRLYLLTLLYFSANAVLNVMIPLQGNALGASNTAIGIIMGAYLFTTMLFRPWAGRLIQKYGPVTILRSILIINGAALILYTISGLEGYFVARMLQGAVTAFFSMALQIAIMDALPEKDRGQGISMYSLCSYIPGILGPLLALGLWQTGSMSGFAFVMIGIAVFTGWVGFTVVIKEEPVEDKAQSSAKKPSMGASFKQVFLNRDLLRCSIIMLVASMIFGAVTTFIPLYAQEVKHGEAWLYLMLQAAVVVASRFILRKKIPSDGRWHASYVAWVLLLLTLAAVCTGAASSLGAAIFYAGALLMGVSQAMIYPSLTTYLTFVLPAEQRNVLIGWFIASADLGVSMGSVLMGPLADLFSYGVMYGVCAVLGGSLILFAFGAPHRERNPQQPV; translated from the coding sequence TTGACGGGTGCACTCGCTTGGCCCTTTATGCGCCTCTATTTACTGACCCTGCTGTATTTTAGTGCCAATGCCGTGCTGAATGTGATGATTCCGCTGCAGGGAAACGCACTGGGCGCCAGTAATACGGCCATCGGAATAATAATGGGAGCTTATTTGTTCACTACAATGCTGTTTCGCCCCTGGGCGGGGCGCTTGATTCAAAAATACGGGCCGGTGACCATTTTGCGGAGCATTCTGATAATAAACGGCGCCGCCCTTATTCTCTACACGATATCGGGCCTTGAAGGTTACTTTGTCGCAAGAATGCTGCAAGGCGCCGTGACCGCTTTTTTCTCCATGGCTCTCCAGATTGCCATTATGGATGCTCTGCCTGAGAAAGACCGGGGGCAGGGCATTTCCATGTATTCCTTATGCTCTTATATTCCTGGAATATTGGGGCCGCTGCTGGCGCTGGGACTCTGGCAGACGGGCAGTATGAGCGGATTTGCCTTCGTGATGATTGGGATCGCAGTCTTCACGGGCTGGGTGGGCTTTACGGTGGTCATCAAGGAGGAGCCGGTTGAAGACAAAGCACAGTCTTCTGCAAAAAAACCCTCGATGGGCGCATCTTTTAAACAGGTATTTCTGAATCGGGACCTTTTGAGGTGCAGCATCATCATGCTCGTAGCATCCATGATTTTTGGTGCGGTCACGACATTCATTCCCCTTTATGCCCAAGAGGTGAAGCATGGCGAAGCCTGGCTGTATCTGATGCTGCAAGCCGCGGTCGTCGTCGCCTCCCGCTTCATACTTCGGAAGAAGATTCCTTCCGATGGGCGCTGGCATGCTTCTTATGTAGCATGGGTCTTGCTGCTGCTGACCTTAGCAGCCGTATGCACGGGGGCTGCCTCCAGCCTGGGCGCGGCAATCTTTTATGCGGGGGCTTTACTGATGGGAGTGTCCCAGGCCATGATCTACCCTTCGCTCACCACCTACCTGACCTTTGTCCTGCCGGCGGAGCAGCGCAACGTACTCATCGGATGGTTCATTGCATCCGCTGATTTGGGTGTTTCTATGGGAAGCGTCTTGATGGGGCCGCTTGCAGACCTGTTTTCTTATGGGGTTATGTATGGTGTTTGTGCCGTTCTTGGCGGCAGCTTGATCTTGTTTGCCTTCGGTGCTCCACATCGGGAACGGAATCCACAGCAGCCTGTATAG
- a CDS encoding class I SAM-dependent methyltransferase gives MSSAEFEQARESEEKYHAKLYESKDILEPGSWMSEPVPIVMELLEQVLQEHQDPVVLDLGSGPGRNAIPMAQRLKESGHGRVIGTDLLDEAVSKLQDNAVKYDVQPFIQAMQADVEDGQYEAESYHYIVACGCLEHVSSKTALRDVIARLQEATKPGGIHCLSMNTEVREKQLSTGEEEAAQIELNMSESEAQALLAEVYRGWRILEDEEKEVSIQEEKYEEPTEFHANTVFFAAQKPLSTQKG, from the coding sequence ATGTCATCTGCAGAATTTGAACAAGCCCGGGAATCCGAAGAGAAATACCATGCCAAGCTGTATGAAAGCAAGGATATTCTTGAGCCGGGCAGTTGGATGTCTGAGCCTGTCCCGATCGTTATGGAGCTGCTGGAGCAGGTGCTTCAGGAGCATCAAGATCCGGTCGTGCTGGATCTGGGGAGCGGTCCTGGACGCAATGCAATCCCGATGGCACAGCGATTGAAGGAATCCGGACATGGCCGGGTCATCGGTACAGACCTGCTGGATGAAGCGGTCAGCAAGCTGCAGGACAACGCAGTCAAATACGATGTACAGCCTTTTATTCAAGCCATGCAGGCCGATGTGGAGGATGGACAATATGAAGCCGAATCGTACCACTATATTGTGGCCTGCGGCTGTCTGGAGCATGTATCCTCTAAGACCGCATTGCGGGATGTGATTGCAAGGCTCCAGGAGGCGACCAAGCCAGGAGGCATTCACTGCTTATCTATGAATACAGAGGTTCGGGAAAAGCAATTGTCTACGGGTGAAGAGGAAGCCGCCCAAATTGAGCTCAATATGAGCGAATCGGAGGCTCAAGCACTGTTGGCAGAGGTTTACCGCGGATGGCGTATTCTCGAGGACGAAGAGAAGGAGGTCTCCATCCAAGAGGAGAAATATGAGGAGCCGACTGAATTTCATGCAAATA
- the hxlA gene encoding 3-hexulose-6-phosphate synthase — MELQLALDLVDIPEAKKLVAQVADYIDIVEIGTPIVINEGLHAVKAMKEAFPQLRVLADLKVMDAGGYEVMKASEAGADIITILGVSDDSTIKGAVAEAAKQGRQVMVDMINVKNMEERAAEIDAMGVDYICVHSGYDHQAEGKNSFEELNAIKRVVKHAKTAIAGGIKLDTLPEVIQAQPDLVIVGGGITGEADIQAAASRMNELIKQG, encoded by the coding sequence ATGGAACTACAGCTCGCACTAGATTTGGTCGATATTCCGGAAGCGAAGAAGCTGGTGGCACAGGTCGCCGACTATATTGACATTGTTGAGATCGGCACACCGATCGTGATCAATGAAGGACTGCACGCCGTCAAAGCCATGAAGGAAGCCTTTCCTCAGCTGCGTGTACTCGCTGACCTTAAAGTGATGGATGCCGGAGGCTATGAAGTGATGAAGGCTTCAGAGGCAGGGGCAGACATTATTACAATTCTGGGCGTATCTGACGATTCCACGATCAAAGGCGCGGTTGCGGAAGCTGCCAAGCAGGGCAGACAGGTTATGGTGGATATGATCAATGTCAAGAACATGGAAGAGCGGGCCGCGGAGATTGATGCTATGGGCGTAGATTATATTTGTGTGCATTCCGGCTACGACCATCAGGCTGAGGGCAAAAACTCCTTCGAGGAGCTGAACGCCATCAAGCGAGTCGTAAAACATGCGAAGACTGCAATTGCCGGCGGCATCAAGCTGGATACGCTGCCCGAGGTCATTCAGGCTCAGCCGGATCTGGTCATCGTTGGCGGCGGCATTACGGGTGAAGCAGACATTCAGGCAGCCGCTTCTCGCATGAACGAGCTGATCAAGCAGGGCTGA
- a CDS encoding AI-2E family transporter, translating to MEQPRIWPDRFKRFFLNNKFVLLLFILLLASLNIFILSKITFILYPLNVLIKTIILPIVLSGILYYLLNPLVNVMEEWKIKRVWSILILFLAIAGILTVVVLAVIPVLRNQIMGLINNFPAYSETVRQQFEDLTGSELFGQLQGALNVNSEEWWGTVTEKTTELFKNTWTRLGGFLGAFTETVLSIITVPFILYYMLKDGKKLPVKILSFLPTNSRSGILHVLQDINRQISSFIRGQIIVSFCIGILLYIGYMIIGLDYALILAIIASFTSVVPYLGPAIAITPALVVAIVTSPVMLLKMIAVWTIVQLIEGKFISPQIMGKTLKIHPITIIFVILTSGNLFGVVGVLLAVPGYAVLKVCVTHLFEWFKSSSGWYEPPVA from the coding sequence ATGGAGCAGCCCCGCATTTGGCCGGATCGATTTAAACGATTTTTTCTGAACAATAAATTTGTACTTCTGCTGTTCATCTTGCTGCTGGCCAGCCTTAACATATTTATTCTAAGCAAGATCACGTTTATTTTGTATCCGCTGAACGTATTAATCAAGACGATTATTTTGCCGATTGTGTTGTCCGGTATTTTGTATTATTTGCTCAATCCGCTCGTCAATGTGATGGAGGAGTGGAAGATCAAGCGTGTCTGGTCGATCCTGATTCTGTTTCTGGCCATCGCCGGGATTCTGACTGTTGTGGTGCTGGCGGTCATTCCCGTGCTGCGCAATCAGATTATGGGCTTGATTAACAATTTTCCGGCTTATAGTGAAACTGTTCGGCAGCAGTTTGAGGATCTAACAGGAAGTGAGCTGTTCGGACAGCTTCAGGGTGCTTTAAATGTCAATTCCGAGGAATGGTGGGGCACCGTCACAGAGAAAACGACAGAGCTCTTCAAGAATACCTGGACCCGACTGGGGGGCTTCCTGGGCGCATTCACGGAAACGGTATTGTCGATTATTACGGTGCCATTTATCCTGTACTACATGCTGAAGGATGGCAAAAAGCTGCCGGTCAAGATTCTGTCCTTTCTGCCTACGAACAGCCGCTCCGGCATTCTGCATGTCCTGCAGGACATCAACCGCCAGATCAGCTCATTTATTCGCGGACAGATTATTGTCAGCTTCTGCATTGGCATTCTGCTGTACATCGGCTACATGATCATTGGCCTGGATTACGCATTGATTCTGGCGATCATTGCTTCATTCACCAGCGTAGTTCCTTATCTCGGGCCGGCCATTGCCATCACGCCCGCGTTGGTTGTAGCCATCGTGACTTCCCCCGTTATGCTGCTCAAGATGATTGCGGTGTGGACCATTGTGCAGCTGATTGAAGGCAAGTTCATTTCTCCGCAGATTATGGGAAAAACGTTAAAGATTCATCCGATCACGATTATATTTGTCATTCTTACGTCAGGCAACCTGTTCGGCGTAGTGGGCGTACTGCTGGCCGTACCGGGATACGCAGTGCTAAAAGTATGTGTGACTCATCTGTTTGAATGGTTTAAATCCTCCTCAGGCTGGTATGAGCCGCCCGTAGCGTAG
- a CDS encoding ABC transporter ATP-binding protein — translation MLEVQSIHKSFKASGWLTGKPQKVLHDVSFHCLPGECLGIIGESGSGKSTLGRLILGLDQPDSGKVLFEGQPVSQAKVRRGNMSAVFQNYTSSMNPYFTVREALLEPLGLQSRKEEDRERRMKELLFQVGLSPAYLNKAPHELSGGEAQRVCIARAISTQPKLIVMDEAVSSLDGSVQLQVLELLKGLHKQLNTAYIFITHDIQAAAFLCDRILVFRQGRIEESLHVSELQHAQSDYTRTLLSMSMY, via the coding sequence GTGCTGGAAGTCCAGTCCATACATAAGAGCTTCAAAGCAAGCGGGTGGTTAACCGGCAAGCCTCAAAAGGTACTGCATGATGTTTCCTTCCATTGTCTTCCTGGAGAATGCCTGGGCATTATCGGAGAGAGCGGCAGCGGTAAATCGACCCTGGGACGGCTGATCCTGGGACTGGATCAGCCGGACAGCGGCAAGGTGCTGTTTGAAGGACAGCCTGTTTCTCAAGCCAAAGTAAGACGAGGCAATATGAGCGCGGTCTTTCAGAACTATACCTCCTCCATGAATCCTTATTTCACGGTGCGGGAAGCGCTGCTGGAGCCTTTGGGACTGCAGAGCAGGAAGGAAGAGGACCGCGAGCGCCGGATGAAGGAGCTCTTGTTTCAGGTCGGTTTAAGTCCGGCTTATCTAAACAAGGCACCGCATGAGCTGTCCGGAGGCGAAGCTCAAAGGGTATGCATTGCCCGAGCGATTTCCACGCAGCCGAAGCTGATTGTTATGGATGAGGCGGTTAGCTCGCTCGATGGATCTGTGCAGCTTCAGGTTCTGGAGCTGTTAAAAGGCTTGCACAAGCAGCTGAATACCGCATACATCTTCATCACGCATGATATACAGGCCGCAGCGTTCCTCTGCGACCGCATCCTTGTGTTCCGCCAGGGCCGAATTGAGGAGAGTCTCCACGTATCCGAGCTGCAGCACGCTCAGAGTGACTATACTCGGACCTTGCTGAGCATGAGTATGTATTAG
- a CDS encoding winged helix-turn-helix transcriptional regulator produces MAHEVKDRINLKEINCHKELTLAVIGGKWKLIILWHLGLEGVKRFGELDRLIPNITQKMLTNQLRELEEDQLVQRVVYPEVPPRVEYSLTPYGQSLMPILNLMYDWGKQYGETVVWKGEVNSLEMKSGKRAGSSLSS; encoded by the coding sequence ATGGCCCATGAAGTCAAAGACCGAATCAATCTGAAGGAAATTAACTGTCATAAAGAGCTGACGCTTGCCGTTATTGGCGGCAAGTGGAAGCTGATTATATTGTGGCATCTGGGACTCGAAGGCGTAAAGCGCTTTGGCGAGCTGGACCGCCTCATCCCGAATATTACGCAAAAAATGCTGACCAATCAGCTTCGGGAGCTGGAGGAAGACCAGCTTGTGCAGCGTGTAGTCTATCCCGAGGTTCCGCCGCGGGTCGAATACTCGCTGACTCCTTACGGTCAAAGCCTGATGCCGATACTCAATCTGATGTATGATTGGGGCAAGCAATATGGCGAGACGGTGGTTTGGAAAGGCGAGGTCAACTCGCTGGAGATGAAATCCGGCAAGCGTGCAGGTTCATCCCTTTCTTCATAA
- the hxlB gene encoding 6-phospho-3-hexuloisomerase, with the protein MVSNSFAQALAISGEISTAVKEINTEEAEKLAERIMQARSVFVAGGGRSGLMMKAFAMRLMQMGYQAYVVGETVTPAIGPEDLLLIGSGSGETQSLCAMANKAKSLDASLALITIQPGSTIGKLADAVLKLPGATKDQAGVTGTTRQPMASLFEQTLLVVLDGMILKLMSMQELSSENMFVQHANLE; encoded by the coding sequence ATGGTGAGTAATTCTTTTGCCCAAGCTTTAGCAATTAGCGGCGAAATCAGCACTGCTGTTAAAGAGATCAACACAGAGGAAGCAGAGAAGCTGGCAGAGCGTATTATGCAAGCGAGAAGCGTCTTCGTCGCCGGCGGCGGGCGCTCCGGTTTGATGATGAAAGCTTTTGCCATGCGGCTGATGCAAATGGGGTACCAGGCCTACGTAGTCGGTGAGACGGTGACACCAGCCATTGGTCCAGAGGATCTGCTGTTGATCGGCTCAGGCTCCGGGGAAACGCAAAGCCTATGTGCCATGGCGAACAAGGCGAAGAGCCTTGACGCCTCGCTGGCACTTATCACGATTCAACCCGGCTCTACCATCGGAAAGCTGGCGGATGCTGTCCTGAAGCTTCCCGGAGCCACAAAGGATCAGGCTGGTGTTACAGGGACAACCCGGCAGCCGATGGCCTCCCTCTTTGAGCAGACGCTGCTTGTTGTACTGGATGGTATGATTCTAAAGCTGATGTCGATGCAGGAGCTGTCTTCGGAAAACATGTTTGTTCAGCATGCCAATCTGGAGTAG
- a CDS encoding malate:quinone oxidoreductase: MMSVQKKTDVILIGAGVMSATLGAILKQLSPEWEIKVFEKLGSSGEESSNEWNNAGTGHAALCELNYTSEKPDGSIDISKAIKINEQFQLSRQFWSFLVKNRLIQNPQDFIMPIPHMSMVQGDKNVEFLRKRFEALSTNPLFQGMEYSEDPEQLKQWIPLIMEGRKSGEKIAATKIDSGTDVNFGALTRMLFQHLNQQGVKTYYKHAVKNLKRNQNGGWDLKVQNLNTGQVEQHSAKFVFIGGGGGSLPLLQKTGIPESKQIGGFPVSGLFMVCNNPEVVEQHHAKVYGKAKVGAPPMSVPHLDSRYIDNKKSLLFGPFAGFTPKFLKTGSYFDLIGSVKPNNLLTMLAAGAKEMALTKYLIQQVLLSNEKRMEELREFIPNAKSEDWEMVVAGQRVQVIKDTPTGRGTLQFGTEVVSASDGSVAALLGASPGASTAVHVMLEVLQKCFPQHMQKWEPKIREMVPSYGMSLTDNPELFHEIHASTAMTLGLAQADSTVNHKAPSIINL, translated from the coding sequence ATCATGAGCGTACAGAAAAAAACAGACGTGATCTTGATTGGTGCCGGCGTAATGAGCGCAACCTTGGGCGCCATATTGAAGCAGTTATCTCCGGAGTGGGAGATTAAAGTGTTCGAGAAGCTGGGCAGCTCAGGGGAAGAGAGCTCTAATGAGTGGAATAATGCGGGTACCGGCCACGCTGCATTATGCGAGCTGAACTACACGTCGGAGAAGCCCGATGGATCCATTGACATCAGCAAAGCGATCAAGATTAACGAGCAGTTTCAGCTATCCCGGCAGTTCTGGTCTTTTCTCGTGAAGAATCGCTTGATTCAGAATCCGCAGGATTTCATTATGCCAATTCCCCATATGAGCATGGTGCAGGGGGACAAGAACGTTGAGTTTCTGAGAAAGCGCTTTGAAGCTTTATCGACCAACCCGTTATTCCAAGGAATGGAGTATTCAGAGGATCCGGAGCAGCTGAAGCAGTGGATTCCGCTGATTATGGAAGGCCGAAAGTCCGGCGAGAAGATCGCTGCGACGAAGATTGACTCGGGAACGGATGTGAACTTCGGGGCATTAACTCGCATGCTGTTTCAGCATTTGAACCAGCAGGGCGTGAAGACCTATTACAAGCATGCTGTCAAGAATTTAAAGCGCAACCAAAACGGCGGCTGGGACCTGAAGGTGCAGAATCTGAACACCGGCCAGGTAGAGCAGCACTCGGCCAAGTTCGTCTTTATCGGCGGAGGCGGGGGGAGCCTTCCACTGCTGCAGAAGACTGGCATCCCGGAATCGAAGCAAATTGGCGGCTTCCCGGTAAGCGGCTTGTTCATGGTATGTAACAATCCGGAGGTTGTGGAGCAGCATCACGCCAAGGTGTATGGCAAGGCTAAGGTAGGTGCGCCTCCGATGTCCGTGCCTCACCTGGATTCCCGCTACATTGATAATAAGAAATCATTGCTGTTTGGACCGTTTGCCGGCTTTACCCCTAAATTCCTGAAGACCGGATCTTATTTCGATCTGATCGGCTCTGTGAAGCCGAACAACCTCCTGACCATGCTTGCTGCTGGCGCGAAGGAAATGGCCCTGACGAAGTATCTCATTCAGCAGGTCCTGCTCTCTAACGAGAAGCGCATGGAGGAGCTTCGGGAATTCATTCCGAACGCAAAGAGTGAAGACTGGGAAATGGTCGTTGCCGGACAACGCGTTCAGGTTATTAAGGATACCCCAACAGGCAGAGGCACCCTGCAGTTCGGTACAGAAGTCGTCAGCGCCTCCGACGGCTCGGTGGCCGCACTTCTCGGCGCATCGCCAGGCGCTTCCACGGCGGTGCACGTCATGCTGGAGGTGCTGCAGAAATGCTTCCCGCAGCATATGCAGAAGTGGGAGCCGAAGATCCGTGAGATGGTGCCTTCCTATGGCATGTCGCTGACCGATAACCCGGAGCTGTTCCACGAAATTCATGCTTCAACAGCTATGACACTGGGTCTTGCTCAGGCTGATTCCACGGTCAATCATAAAGCGCCATCTATTATTAATCTGTAG